In Panthera leo isolate Ple1 chromosome B3, P.leo_Ple1_pat1.1, whole genome shotgun sequence, a single genomic region encodes these proteins:
- the INSYN1 gene encoding inhibitory synaptic factor 1 isoform X3, which yields MNGGVPIPNGPRVETPDSSSEEAFSAGPTKGQLPQRTPGTRERVRFSDKVLYHALCCDDEEGDGEEEVAEEEVGLSPEPPRTEAHVGPLKPSPAPYKPRRSPVTSRRSGPTLAPEQTRRVTRNSSTQTVSDKSTQTLLPYTAARQKAKGKN from the coding sequence ATGAATGGTGGCGTGCCCATCCCCAATGGGCCACGAGTAGAGACCCCGGACTCCTCCAGTGAGGAGGCCTTCAGTGCTGGCCCCACAAAGGGCCAGCTGCCCCAGCGGACCCCAGGCACACGGGAGAGGGTGCGGTTCAGCGACAAAGTACTCTACCACGCTCTGTGCTGTGACGATGAGGAAGGGGACGGTGAGGAGGAGGtggcagaggaggaggtgggCCTGTCCCCAGAGCCTCCCCGTACAGAGGCCCACGTGGGCCCCCTCAAGCCCTCCCCGGCTCCCTACAAGCCGAGACGCTCTCCAGTGACCAGCCGCCGCTCAGGCCCCACCTTGGCCCCTGAGCAGACCCGAAGGGTCACAAGGAACAGCAGCACCCAAACAGTGTCAGACAAAAGCACGCAGACGTTGCTGCCCTACACGGCTGCCAGACAGAAAGCCAAGGGGAAAAactag